From one Lolium rigidum isolate FL_2022 chromosome 4, APGP_CSIRO_Lrig_0.1, whole genome shotgun sequence genomic stretch:
- the LOC124649819 gene encoding receptor-like protein kinase FERONIA, producing MAFSTLLVNLSLLALLSLAVAAGNSSTATGQILLNCGSSNKNDDDSGRTWDVDTASKFAPSVKGVAATALYQDPSLPSKVPFMTARVFTSNYTYSFPVSSGQMFLRLYFYPIAYGNYAVSDAYFSITTRNLVLLNEFNASQTALAINSAYLVREFSVNVSTGSLDLTFAPSAHHNGSYAFVNGIEIVPTPDIFTAADTRFVNGDNPAPFSFSPDTGFQTMYRLNVGGQAISRRDDSEFYRSWDNDSPYIFGGSGVTFSKDANLTIEYTSNVPNYTAPVGVYDTARSMGPTAQINLNYNLTWILPVDAGFSYLLRFHFCEIQYPIIKQNQRSFFIYINNQTAQQQMDVIVWSGGIGRTAYTDYVIIIAGSGQVDMWVALHPDLSSRPEYFDAILNGLEVFKLQAYGPNNLAGLNPPLLPKLDANPSGASGAGKSKGAAIGGAVGGFAVLLIAFFGICVICRGKKKISKDPGKSEDVQWTPLSDYSRTQSTTSGITATTGSHTSILPSNLCRHFSFSEVQAATNNFNQAFLLGKGGFGNVYMGEIDSGTKVAIKRCNPMSEQGVHEFQTEIEMLSKLRHRHLVSLIGYCEDRSEMILVYDYMSHGTLREHLYNTKNPPLSWKQRLEICIGAARGLYYLHTGVKETIIHRDVKTTNILLDDKLVAKVSDFGLSKTGPNVDNTHVSTVVKGSFGYLDPEYFRRQQLSEKSDVYSFGVVLFEVLCARPALSPSLPKEQVSLADWALRCQKKGMLGQIIDPWLQGKITPPCFIKFAETAEKCVADHSINRPSMGDVLWSLEFALQLQESDEDNSSFIEETSSSGASPLLVTRMQSDEPSTGTSTTTTTTMSITGRSIASVESDGLTPSTIFSQLMHPDGR from the coding sequence ATGGCATTCTCAACTCTACTAGTGAACCTCTCACTGTTGGCTCTTCTGTCACTCGCCGTGGCAGCTGGTAACAGCTCTACTGCCACTGGACAGATCCTCCTAAATTGTGGATCATCAAACAAAAACGATGATGATAGTGGGCGTACTTGGGACGTGGACACTGCCTCCAAGTTTGCGCCATCAGTGAAAGGAGTCGCAGCCACTGCTTTATATCAAGATCCTTCACTCCCCTCCAAGGTCCCATTTATGACTGCCCGCGTCTTCACTTCGAATTACACATATTCCTTCCCTGTCAGCTCAGGCCAAATGTTCTTACGCCTCTACTTCTATCCGATTGCTTATGGAAACTATGCTGTCTCCGACGCCTACTTCAGTATCACGACAAGAAATCTTGTCCTCTTAAATGAGTTCAACGCTTCTCAAACAGCTCTGGCCATCAATTCTGCCTACCTTGTCCGTGAATTCTCAGTCAATGTTTCTACAGGTAGCCTAGACCTCACCTTTGCCCCATCAGCACATCATAATGGTTCTTATGCATTTGTGAATGGCATTGAGATTGTGCCCACGCCTGACATCTTCACAGCAGCAGACACAAGATTTGTCAACGGTGATAACCCTGCTCCATTCTCATTCAGCCCTGACACAGGCTTCCAGACTATGTACAGGCTCAATGTCGGGGGCCAAGCCATTTCACGGAGAGATGATTCGGAATTTTACCGCTCATGGGACAATGATTCTCCATACATATTTGGTGGCTCTGGGGTGACCTTCTCCAAAGATGCTAATTTGACTATTGAGTATACATCCAATGTGCCAAATTACACCGCGCCAGTTGGTGTCTATGATACAGCTCGATCGATGGGACCAACTGCACAGATCAACCTCAACTACAACCTTACATGGATTTTACCGGTTGATGCAGGGTTCTCTTACCTCCTAAGGTTCCATTTCTGTGAAATCCAGTATCCTATTATCAAGCAAAATCAGAGGTCATTCTTCATCTACATCAATAACCAGACAGCACAGCAGCAAATGGATGTCATTGTCTGGAGTGGAGGAATCGGCAGAACAGCATACACAGACTATGTTATCATTATTGCTGGTTCCGGTCAGGTGGACATGTGGGTTGCACTTCACCCTGATCTTTCAAGTAGACCTGAATACTTTGATGCAATACTGAATGGTCTTGAGGTCTTCAAGCTTCAGGCTTATGGACCAAACAATCTTGCTGGGCTCAATCCTCCACTTCTGCCAAAGCTTGATGCCAATCCTAGCGGGGCATCTGGTGCCGGGAAATCAAAGGGTGCTGCTATAGGTGGAGCTGTTGGTGGTTTCGCAGTGCTGTTGATCGCATTTTTTGGCATTTGTGTCATCTGCAGAGGAAAGAAGAAGATATCAAAGGATCCTGGTAAATCTGAAGATGTTCAGTGGACTCCTCTCTCTGATTACAGCAGAACACAATCAACCACATCAGGAATTACAGCCACCACCGGGAGCCACACGTCAATACTACCTTCCAATCTTTGTCGCCACTTCTCATTTTCTGAAGTTCAGGCTGCCACCAACAATTTTAATCAAGCCTTCCTACTTGGCAAAGGTGGATTTGGGAATGTGTATATGGGAGAGATAGATAGTGGCACCAAGGTAGCAATCAAGCGTTGCAACCCAATGTCCGAGCAGGGTGTTCATGAGTTCCAGACAGAGATCGAGATGCTGTCCAAGCTCCGCCACCGCCACCTTGTGTCCCTGATTGGCTACTGTGAGGATAGGAGTGAGATGATTCTGGTTTATGACTACATGTCCCATGGAACTCTGCGGGAGCACCTGTACAACACCAAGAATCCACCACTCTCATGGAAGCAGCGCCTTGAGATCTGTATTGGTGCTGCCCGTGGACTGTACTACCTGCACACGGGCGTTAAGGAAACCATCATCCACCGCGATGTCAAGACGACCAATATTTTGCTGGATGATAAGTTGGTTGCTAAGGTTTCCGACTTTGGGCTGTCCAAGACAGGTCCGAATGTGGACAACACCCATGTGAGCACGGTTGTGAAGGGCAGCTTCGGATACCTTGACCCTGAGTACTTCCGTAGGCAACAGCTGTCCGAGAAATCTGATGTCTACTCCTTCGGAGTTGTGTTGTTTGAGGTCCTGTGTGCACGCCCTGCCTTGAGCCCCTCGCTTCCAaaagagcaagtgagcctggccgATTGGGCATTGCGCTGCCAGAAGAAAGGCATGCTCGGCCAGATCATTGACCCGTGGCTCCAAGGGAAAATCACTCCCCCGTGCTTCATAAAATTTGCAGAGACTGCAGAGAAATGTGTGGCTGATCACAGCATCAACAGGCCGTCTATGGGTGACGTCCTCTGGAGCCTTGAGTTTGCACTCCAGTTGCAGGAAAGTGATGAGGACAATAGCAGCTTCATAGAGGAAACATCATCATCAGGTGCATCACCTCTTCTCGTGACCAGGATGCAGTCAGACGAACCATCGACAGGCacatctactaccacaacaacgacGATGAGCATCACTGGCCGGAGCATCGCGAGTGTGGAGTCAGATGGGCTCACGCCAAGCACTATATTCTCACAACTCATGCATCCAGATGGCAGGTGA